In Holophagales bacterium, one DNA window encodes the following:
- a CDS encoding NAD(P)/FAD-dependent oxidoreductase — METTRYDVVVLGGAFSGSAAATLLRREAPQLSILVVEKAPRFDAKVGEATTEMSAMFLTRRLALWRHLEAEHLPKEGLRYWFVNEGVHNHGEASETGGYLRSTIPSFQLRRDVLDEHLLAEAEREGATVWRPARAVEVEIGELDHRVTIERGRERLDVRCRWLLDATGRATFVGKRLGLVDRTDEHPTTSCWGRFRDVRHIDDLAAREYPALAAGNIGSRRLGTNHYVGRGYWVWVIPLGNGETSIGVVYDRRLLDLDPQGAHRGDPRGAFEAFLRAHPLLGELLAGATLREEDYRGYSRLAYLCRQYAGPGWALLGDAAAFLDPYYSPGLDHASFTIEASVELVKAESRGEPIAERLAEHNATFRRSYLRFFEAIYRDKYFYMGEHDLLSAAFLIETAQYYLFVVTPAYRLHKRFFWMPVLGPREAAFNYWLMKTANRRFKKIAEWRRRAGEAGRRNAGRRLTAYFAPDTAPLRMALRGVRLWVAAELDAVRLRLRLLAGGRDATDATAPPDPVPERPSVAAGSSSEG; from the coding sequence ATGGAGACCACGCGCTACGACGTCGTCGTTCTGGGCGGAGCTTTCAGTGGCTCGGCGGCGGCGACGCTGCTGCGACGGGAGGCGCCGCAGCTCTCGATCCTCGTGGTGGAGAAGGCACCGCGATTCGACGCCAAGGTCGGCGAGGCCACGACCGAAATGTCGGCGATGTTCCTCACCCGCCGTCTCGCCCTCTGGCGACATCTCGAAGCCGAGCACCTCCCCAAGGAGGGCCTCCGCTACTGGTTCGTCAACGAGGGGGTCCACAACCACGGCGAGGCATCGGAGACCGGAGGCTACCTGCGGTCGACGATTCCCTCGTTCCAACTGCGCCGCGACGTGCTCGACGAGCACCTTCTCGCCGAGGCGGAGCGCGAAGGGGCGACCGTCTGGCGTCCGGCGCGTGCCGTCGAGGTCGAGATCGGCGAGCTCGATCACCGGGTGACGATCGAGCGCGGCCGCGAACGGCTCGACGTGCGCTGCCGCTGGCTGCTCGATGCCACGGGGCGGGCGACCTTCGTCGGCAAGCGACTCGGTCTGGTCGACCGCACCGACGAGCACCCGACGACCTCCTGCTGGGGACGCTTCCGCGATGTCCGGCACATCGACGACCTTGCCGCGCGCGAGTACCCGGCGCTGGCCGCCGGGAACATCGGATCGCGTCGCCTCGGCACCAATCACTACGTCGGCCGTGGCTATTGGGTGTGGGTGATTCCGCTCGGCAACGGCGAGACGAGCATCGGCGTGGTCTACGACCGCCGGCTGCTCGACCTCGACCCGCAGGGCGCGCACCGCGGCGATCCGCGCGGCGCGTTCGAGGCGTTCCTGCGCGCGCATCCGCTGCTCGGCGAGCTGCTCGCCGGCGCGACGCTGCGCGAGGAGGACTATCGCGGCTACTCGCGTCTCGCCTATCTCTGCCGGCAGTACGCCGGGCCGGGCTGGGCGCTGCTCGGCGATGCGGCGGCGTTCCTCGACCCCTACTATTCGCCCGGGCTCGACCATGCGTCGTTCACCATCGAGGCGTCGGTCGAGCTGGTCAAGGCGGAGAGCCGCGGCGAGCCGATCGCCGAACGCCTGGCCGAGCACAACGCCACCTTCCGTCGCTCGTACCTGCGCTTCTTCGAGGCGATCTACCGCGACAAGTACTTCTACATGGGCGAGCACGACCTCCTGTCGGCCGCCTTCCTGATCGAGACGGCGCAGTACTACCTCTTCGTCGTCACCCCCGCCTACCGGCTGCACAAGCGGTTCTTCTGGATGCCGGTGCTCGGACCGCGCGAGGCGGCGTTCAACTACTGGCTGATGAAGACGGCCAATCGCCGTTTCAAGAAGATCGCCGAGTGGCGCCGCCGGGCGGGAGAGGCCGGGCGACGCAACGCCGGCCGGCGGCTGACCGCCTACTTCGCGCCCGATACCGCGCCGCTGCGCATGGCGTTGCGCGGCGTGCGGCTCTGGGTGGCCGCCGAGCTCGACGCGGTGCGCCTGCGATTGCGGCTGCTCGCCGGAGGCCGCGACGCGACCGACGCGACCGCGCCGCCGGACCCGGTGCCCGAGAGGCCGTCAGTGGCCGCGGGCTCGTCGAGCGAAGGCTGA
- a CDS encoding esterase, translating to MRRDHYQLDSPPLGRRIHLWVYGHFGQPIVVFPSAAGFAHEWEAQGMVASLAPLLDGGRIKLYCPESNVSEAWTRQDADPAWRIQRHLAYERFVLETLVPAVRADCRSETLPLATAGCSFGGFYAANFALKQPETFRWALCMSGRYEMTNFIGGYSSPEVYFNNPLAYVRGLEGAALERVRDNTSLSLVCGRGPWEEGCIEETLALADLLADKGIPHERDIWGHDSAHQWNWWMRQAWHHLGRRFGG from the coding sequence ATGCGCCGCGATCACTATCAGCTCGACAGCCCGCCGCTCGGCCGCCGCATCCATCTCTGGGTCTACGGGCACTTCGGCCAGCCGATCGTCGTCTTTCCGTCGGCCGCCGGTTTCGCTCACGAGTGGGAGGCGCAGGGGATGGTCGCCTCGCTCGCACCGTTGCTCGACGGAGGGCGGATCAAGCTCTACTGCCCGGAGAGCAACGTGAGCGAGGCGTGGACCCGCCAGGACGCCGATCCGGCATGGCGGATCCAGCGGCACCTCGCCTACGAGCGCTTCGTCCTCGAGACGCTGGTGCCGGCGGTGCGGGCCGATTGCCGCTCGGAGACGTTGCCGCTCGCCACCGCCGGCTGCTCGTTCGGCGGCTTCTACGCGGCGAACTTCGCCCTCAAGCAGCCGGAGACCTTCCGCTGGGCCCTCTGCATGAGCGGGCGGTACGAGATGACGAACTTCATCGGCGGCTACTCGAGCCCGGAGGTTTACTTCAACAACCCGCTGGCGTACGTGCGCGGTCTCGAGGGTGCCGCGCTCGAACGCGTGCGCGACAACACCTCGCTCTCGCTGGTCTGTGGCCGAGGGCCGTGGGAAGAGGGTTGCATCGAGGAGACGCTGGCCCTGGCCGACCTGCTCGCCGACAAGGGGATCCCGCACGAGCGGGACATCTGGGGCCACGACTCGGCACACCAGTGGAACTGGTGGATGCGCCAGGCCTGGCACCATCTCGGCCGGCGTTTCGGAGGCTGA
- a CDS encoding SpoIIE family protein phosphatase, giving the protein MGAFTYLLVARDSSRGPARFRPQASEQRVGRDPASDLAIADATVSRRHAVLRRDGSRLEVEDLGSAGGTYVNETRVQRCPLSPGDVVRFGPRVEYEVAQEVDTGSTSLALDLNQLRRAAEPRPEEGENLRHLQTLMDVARALNAATVLDEVLQVVLQAAAKLLDAERGAVMLLDEAGGRTAAVSFPPGTSSALSAESGALLERAVAERRVLAQAAPGGLQQVACPLLVARRPLGSGLEASFIARVEVLGGMLLERGGDPADATAAAGFPRSALAVLESLAADAATAIDSAQLYREAREKAKIEHEMGLARSIQAALLTPPPRLPFADVFAHTQPARTVGGDLYFATARADGALGFALGDVSGKGVGAALWMSLVQGLLGLLHDLGQGLEQMLPALDRSLRAKNPGNRFMTMGAALLASDGTLRLASAGHCPIGLLRASGELELVPPTGPLLGLLPAARWSVLERRLAPGDSVVLYSDGITESESLDGVEFDVGGVRSALAGERDGDAEAIGRRLLEAAARHRGGREPGDDLTLLVVRYRGPEVRFED; this is encoded by the coding sequence ATGGGAGCGTTCACCTACCTGCTCGTGGCCCGCGATTCTTCGCGCGGGCCGGCGCGTTTCCGTCCGCAAGCGAGCGAGCAGCGGGTCGGCCGCGATCCGGCGAGCGACCTGGCGATCGCCGATGCCACGGTGTCGCGCCGCCACGCCGTGTTGCGGCGCGACGGTTCGCGGCTCGAGGTCGAGGATCTCGGCTCGGCCGGCGGCACTTACGTCAACGAAACGCGGGTCCAGCGCTGTCCGCTCTCGCCGGGCGACGTGGTGCGCTTCGGTCCGCGTGTCGAGTACGAGGTGGCTCAGGAGGTCGACACCGGTTCGACCTCGCTGGCGCTCGACCTCAACCAGCTGCGCCGCGCCGCCGAGCCGCGCCCGGAGGAGGGCGAGAACCTCCGTCATCTGCAGACCCTGATGGACGTGGCGCGGGCGCTCAACGCCGCCACGGTCCTCGACGAGGTCCTGCAGGTGGTGTTGCAGGCGGCCGCCAAGCTGCTCGACGCCGAGCGCGGCGCCGTCATGCTCCTCGACGAAGCGGGCGGGCGGACGGCAGCCGTGAGCTTCCCGCCGGGTACGTCGAGCGCGCTCTCCGCCGAAAGCGGTGCGCTGCTCGAGCGCGCGGTTGCCGAACGCCGGGTGCTCGCCCAGGCGGCGCCGGGTGGCTTGCAGCAGGTCGCCTGCCCGTTGCTCGTGGCTCGCCGCCCGCTCGGCTCGGGGCTCGAGGCCTCGTTCATCGCCCGCGTCGAGGTGCTCGGCGGCATGCTGCTCGAGCGCGGCGGCGATCCTGCCGACGCGACAGCTGCTGCCGGTTTCCCGCGCTCTGCGCTCGCGGTGCTCGAATCGCTCGCCGCCGATGCCGCGACCGCCATCGACAGCGCCCAGCTCTATCGCGAGGCGCGGGAGAAGGCGAAGATCGAGCACGAGATGGGGCTGGCGCGCAGCATCCAGGCGGCGCTGCTCACCCCGCCGCCGCGCCTGCCGTTCGCCGACGTCTTCGCCCATACCCAGCCGGCGCGGACCGTCGGCGGCGACCTCTATTTCGCCACGGCGCGCGCCGACGGCGCGCTCGGCTTCGCGCTCGGCGACGTTTCGGGCAAGGGCGTCGGAGCCGCCCTCTGGATGTCGCTGGTGCAGGGGCTGCTCGGGCTCTTGCACGACCTCGGCCAGGGGCTCGAGCAGATGCTGCCGGCCCTGGATCGCTCGCTGCGCGCCAAGAACCCCGGAAACCGCTTCATGACGATGGGTGCCGCCCTGCTCGCTTCCGACGGAACGCTCCGGCTCGCCAGCGCGGGGCACTGTCCCATCGGCCTGCTTCGTGCTTCCGGCGAGCTCGAGCTCGTCCCGCCGACCGGTCCGTTGCTGGGTCTGCTACCGGCGGCGCGCTGGTCGGTGCTCGAACGCCGGCTCGCCCCCGGCGACAGCGTCGTGCTCTACAGTGACGGCATCACCGAGTCGGAGTCGCTCGATGGAGTCGAGTTCGACGTCGGCGGCGTGCGCTCGGCGCTCGCCGGGGAGCGCGACGGCGATGCCGAGGCGATCGGGCGCCGACTGCTCGAGGCGGCGGCGCGGCATCGCGGTGGGCGCGAGCCCGGGGACGACCTGACGCTCCTCGTGGTGCGCTATCGCGGTCCAGAGGTCCGATTCGAGGACTAG
- a CDS encoding cytochrome C: MACRSVLLSLVVLVLLPLSLAAAANPPGPPQGPLADRASAVSVHAPFEAGACGLCHASDNPASPGALRGEVNAICFSCHTDVQEAMAGARVTHRAAVERCTRCHNAHDSRLPKLLAASPPDLCYACHAEVKRVATTSAVRHDAVEKGRSCLACHSPHAAKVEKLLAGLPYDLCVNCHSGQSPVDREGKPLTNFGQLLAQNRFPHGPVAARDCSACHVPHGSEHFRLLVADYPSAFYAPFTPASYELCFSCHNEQVVMVADTDSLTGFRDGSRNLHFLHVNKSERGRTCRACHEVHAAPQDHLVRDSVPYGTGGWMLSINFHSTATGGTCEKTCHAAKSYDRKARPAAPAAGTTSR; encoded by the coding sequence ATGGCTTGCCGATCCGTCCTGTTGTCGCTCGTCGTCCTCGTCCTTCTCCCGCTTTCCCTTGCCGCCGCGGCCAACCCGCCGGGGCCGCCCCAGGGCCCGCTCGCCGATCGCGCGAGCGCCGTCTCGGTCCATGCCCCGTTCGAAGCCGGCGCCTGCGGCCTCTGCCATGCCTCGGACAATCCCGCTTCACCCGGCGCCCTGCGAGGCGAGGTCAACGCCATCTGCTTCAGCTGCCATACCGACGTGCAGGAGGCGATGGCGGGGGCACGCGTCACGCACCGGGCGGCGGTCGAGCGCTGCACGCGCTGCCACAACGCGCACGATTCCCGCCTGCCGAAGCTCCTCGCCGCGTCGCCGCCCGACCTTTGCTACGCGTGCCATGCGGAGGTGAAGAGGGTCGCCACCACGAGCGCGGTGCGACACGACGCGGTAGAGAAGGGGCGCTCCTGTCTCGCCTGCCACAGCCCGCACGCGGCGAAGGTGGAGAAGCTCCTCGCCGGGCTGCCGTACGACCTGTGCGTGAACTGCCACTCCGGTCAGAGCCCGGTCGACCGCGAGGGCAAGCCGCTGACGAACTTCGGCCAGTTGCTGGCGCAGAACCGGTTCCCGCACGGTCCGGTGGCGGCACGAGACTGCTCGGCCTGCCACGTTCCTCATGGCTCCGAGCATTTCCGTCTGCTGGTGGCCGACTATCCTTCCGCCTTCTACGCGCCGTTCACGCCGGCCAGCTACGAGCTCTGCTTCTCCTGCCACAACGAGCAGGTGGTGATGGTCGCCGACACCGACAGCCTGACGGGCTTCCGCGACGGGTCGCGCAACCTGCACTTCCTCCACGTCAACAAGTCCGAACGCGGTCGCACCTGTCGTGCTTGCCACGAGGTTCACGCGGCGCCGCAGGACCACCTCGTCCGGGACAGCGTGCCGTACGGCACCGGCGGCTGGATGCTCAGCATCAACTTTCACAGCACCGCCACCGGAGGGACGTGCGAGAAGACCTGCCACGCCGCGAAGTCCTACGACCGCAAGGCGCGGCCCGCCGCCCCTGCCGCCGGGACGACCTCGCGATGA
- a CDS encoding DUF4388 domain-containing protein — MPGPSGHRLVLAGLLVAVVAASALAPGASGEQARGKGIEALAQEVREAPGDVDRLLRLARAYEKAGRQAEAVASFRQALEHDASNLEARQALERLGAIGWSEGEVLSRADEMLALGRLREAAYLYERFLKDHPESERARSGLARSRPADSAASTSPAPAAATAPSPAADPEPDRAPAVATRTVGESARAAAATAEPDGESQVERAPTALPAPSPAPSPASQPRTTAGAPGSVTPPAVGPGASSSGGAAIGMALLGVVLLAGGIFVALRQRRRGHATMSGDLAMMSLADVLQFLGLGARTGVLEVSASPGAASIFLEAGRIRGAMVGAASGLPTLFDALGWRAGSFRFVERALPSDCGERIDLPVQEALLEWAAREDVAHQEAETAMPPSLLDQIDDDTLNRQLPF; from the coding sequence GTGCCAGGGCCCTCAGGTCACCGCCTCGTTCTCGCCGGCCTGCTCGTCGCCGTCGTCGCCGCGAGTGCGCTCGCGCCGGGCGCGAGCGGGGAGCAGGCGCGAGGCAAGGGGATCGAGGCGCTGGCGCAGGAGGTCCGCGAAGCGCCGGGCGACGTCGATCGCCTGCTGCGCCTCGCGCGCGCTTACGAGAAGGCGGGTCGTCAAGCCGAGGCGGTGGCCAGTTTCCGGCAGGCTCTCGAGCACGATGCCTCGAACCTCGAAGCGCGCCAGGCGCTCGAACGGCTGGGTGCCATCGGCTGGAGCGAGGGCGAAGTGCTCTCGCGCGCCGACGAGATGCTGGCACTCGGCCGACTGCGCGAAGCCGCGTACCTCTACGAGCGCTTCCTCAAGGACCATCCGGAGAGCGAGCGCGCCCGCAGCGGCCTCGCGCGGTCCCGGCCAGCCGACAGCGCGGCGTCCACCAGCCCGGCTCCGGCGGCGGCGACCGCGCCAAGCCCGGCTGCTGACCCGGAGCCCGACCGCGCTCCGGCGGTCGCCACGAGGACCGTCGGGGAGAGCGCGAGGGCGGCAGCCGCGACGGCCGAGCCGGACGGCGAGAGCCAAGTGGAGCGGGCACCGACAGCCCTTCCGGCGCCTTCGCCGGCACCATCGCCGGCGTCGCAGCCGCGGACGACGGCGGGCGCTCCGGGGAGCGTCACCCCGCCGGCCGTCGGGCCGGGCGCGTCGTCGAGCGGCGGCGCAGCGATCGGGATGGCCCTTCTGGGCGTCGTACTCCTCGCCGGGGGAATCTTCGTCGCGCTGCGCCAGCGGCGACGCGGCCATGCGACGATGAGCGGCGATCTGGCGATGATGTCGTTGGCGGACGTGCTGCAGTTTCTCGGGCTCGGCGCGAGGACCGGTGTTCTCGAGGTGAGCGCGTCGCCCGGCGCGGCGTCGATCTTCCTCGAGGCCGGACGAATCCGCGGCGCGATGGTGGGGGCAGCCTCCGGCCTGCCGACGCTCTTCGATGCGCTCGGCTGGCGCGCCGGCAGCTTCCGCTTCGTCGAGCGGGCGCTGCCGTCCGACTGCGGAGAGCGGATCGACCTGCCGGTGCAGGAGGCGCTGCTCGAGTGGGCGGCGCGCGAGGACGTGGCGCACCAGGAAGCGGAGACCGCGATGCCCCCGTCGCTCCTCGACCAGATCGACGACGACACGCTCAATCGGCAACTGCCGTTCTGA
- a CDS encoding FHA domain-containing protein, which yields MPGVDRTAEVEDLGSAGGTYVNETRVQRCPLSPGDVVRFGPRVEYEVAQEVDTGSISLALDLNQLRRAAEPRPEEGENLRHLQTLMDAARALNAATVLDEVLQVVLQAAAKLLDAERGAVMLLDEAGGRTAAVSFPPGTSSALSAESGALLERAVAGRRRCRRRQPRPPAPTKDRAGGRGRSHGACSRVPRASSRKRPGGVREEVHMPPWAATRSTQPTRPWCPLRTKQEGPANELSKLARRPGSDRVPLDYFDQPADTRAR from the coding sequence GTGCCCGGTGTCGATCGGACAGCCGAGGTCGAGGATCTCGGCTCGGCCGGCGGCACTTACGTCAACGAAACGCGGGTCCAGCGCTGTCCGCTCTCGCCGGGGGACGTGGTGCGCTTCGGTCCGCGTGTCGAGTACGAGGTGGCTCAGGAGGTCGACACCGGTTCGATCTCGCTGGCGCTCGACCTCAACCAGCTGCGCCGCGCCGCCGAGCCGCGCCCGGAGGAGGGCGAGAACCTCCGTCATCTGCAGACCCTGATGGACGCGGCGCGGGCGCTCAACGCCGCCACGGTCCTCGACGAGGTCCTGCAGGTGGTGTTGCAGGCGGCCGCCAAGCTGCTCGACGCCGAGCGCGGCGCCGTCATGCTCCTCGATGAAGCGGGCGGGCGGACGGCAGCCGTGAGCTTCCCGCCGGGTACGTCGAGCGCGCTCTCCGCCGAAAGCGGTGCGCTGCTCGAGCGCGCGGTTGCCGGACGTAGACGATGTCGTAGGCGACAGCCGAGGCCGCCGGCGCCCACCAAAGACCGAGCAGGAGGACGAGGGCGGTCGCACGGAGCATGCAGTCGGGTTCCGCGCGCATCCTCGCGGAAGCGGCCGGGCGGCGTCCGTGAGGAAGTTCACATGCCGCCGTGGGCCGCCACCCGTTCGACTCAGCCGACCCGTCCCTGGTGCCCCCTGCGGACGAAGCAGGAAGGGCCGGCGAACGAGCTGTCGAAGCTCGCCCGCCGGCCCGGAAGCGACCGCGTTCCGCTGGACTACTTCGACCAGCCGGCCGACACCCGCGCCAGGTAG
- a CDS encoding cobalamin-dependent protein (Presence of a B(12) (cobalamin)-binding domain implies dependence on cobalamin itself, in one of its several forms, or in some unusual lineages, dependence on a cobalamin-like analog.), translating to MPLHFVYLAGHARAAGAEVRIYDAMSLGHTHDDIAREIEAFRPDLVGVTAITAMEPDAREVCATAKRWNPRTVTLMGNVHPTFCWQEILSSDPNVDLIVRGEGEDTLAELVEALAARGGAERATAGDFARVAGLAYRREGVPVASPDRGFCADLDALVPAWDLVDWPRYFYRPSPEGQLAIVSSSRGCKQRCSFCSQQKFWERSWRGRRAEAFVDELELLRDRHGVRVAMLSDETPTVDGDRWERILDLMIERGTGVELLLETRVVDILRDEAILTKYRAAGVSHIYVGVESTDQATLDLYKKDVKVADSKRAIELINAHAMVSETSFVVGTPDDTVETIRRTVELAKWYAPDMAFFLAITPWPYADLWDELKDHVATTDYRRYNLVEPVIKPKAMTLEETQRELHRATGDFFHDKFKRLGELTAEKRRFMLAVLKLLIEHSYLGHEMHAMASHGGMPESVRALMSEAGIDLASMRRAH from the coding sequence ATGCCGCTGCACTTCGTCTACCTCGCCGGGCACGCCCGCGCCGCCGGCGCCGAGGTGCGGATCTACGACGCGATGTCGCTCGGCCACACGCACGACGACATCGCACGCGAGATCGAGGCGTTCCGCCCCGACCTCGTCGGCGTCACGGCGATCACCGCGATGGAGCCCGACGCGCGCGAAGTCTGTGCCACCGCCAAGCGCTGGAACCCGCGGACGGTGACGCTGATGGGCAACGTCCACCCGACCTTCTGCTGGCAGGAGATCCTCTCCTCCGACCCGAACGTCGACCTGATCGTCCGCGGCGAAGGCGAAGACACCCTCGCCGAGCTGGTCGAGGCGCTTGCCGCCCGCGGCGGCGCGGAGCGGGCGACGGCGGGCGATTTCGCTCGCGTCGCCGGCCTCGCCTACCGCCGCGAGGGGGTGCCGGTGGCGAGCCCCGACCGCGGTTTCTGTGCCGACCTCGACGCACTGGTCCCGGCGTGGGACCTCGTCGACTGGCCGCGCTACTTCTACCGGCCGAGCCCCGAAGGTCAGTTGGCGATCGTCAGCTCGTCGCGCGGCTGCAAGCAGCGCTGCTCGTTCTGCTCGCAGCAGAAGTTCTGGGAGCGCAGCTGGCGCGGGCGGCGGGCCGAGGCGTTCGTCGACGAGCTCGAGCTGCTGCGCGACCGCCACGGCGTGCGCGTGGCGATGCTCTCCGACGAGACGCCGACCGTCGACGGCGATCGCTGGGAGCGCATCCTCGACCTGATGATCGAGCGCGGCACCGGCGTCGAGCTGCTGCTCGAAACGCGGGTCGTCGACATCCTGCGCGACGAGGCGATCCTGACCAAGTACCGCGCCGCCGGCGTCAGCCACATCTACGTCGGCGTCGAATCGACCGACCAGGCGACACTCGACCTCTACAAGAAGGACGTCAAGGTCGCCGATTCGAAGCGGGCGATCGAGCTGATCAACGCCCACGCCATGGTGTCGGAGACCTCGTTCGTCGTCGGCACGCCCGACGACACCGTCGAGACGATCCGCCGCACCGTCGAGCTCGCCAAGTGGTACGCGCCCGACATGGCCTTCTTCCTCGCCATCACGCCGTGGCCGTACGCCGACCTCTGGGACGAGCTCAAGGACCACGTGGCGACCACCGACTACCGCCGCTACAACCTGGTCGAGCCGGTGATCAAGCCGAAGGCGATGACGCTCGAGGAGACGCAGCGTGAGCTCCACCGGGCGACCGGCGACTTCTTCCACGACAAGTTCAAGCGTCTCGGCGAGCTCACGGCCGAGAAGCGGCGCTTCATGCTGGCCGTCCTCAAGCTGCTGATCGAGCACAGCTACCTCGGGCACGAGATGCACGCCATGGCCTCGCACGGCGGCATGCCCGAGTCGGTGCGCGCGCTGATGAGCGAGGCCGGAATCGACCTGGCGAGCATGCGGCGAGCGCACTGA
- the ccsA gene encoding cytochrome c biogenesis protein CcsA encodes MQSAAFWAAATCYAVATALFFAEAAFRKRGAGAWGHAVAAIGLLPHLAAIAMRWSEVGHGPFSTRYEVLSANSFLLVAVYLVAARVAPGLRPLGVFVLPAGFLMMGWAVDTMGVRNEVPIIFRSYWLWLHIGFAKLYSAATVIAAACAVAYLAKERQPGRLERFPAPAKLDLYAHQFLLVSFLFLGVMIAAGSLWAHQSWGRYWAWDPIETTALSTWVALGVILHFRILHGWPPRRMAWLTLLALAFMIVTLYVVVLVTPTIHNFYMVGEPR; translated from the coding sequence ATGCAGTCCGCCGCGTTCTGGGCCGCCGCCACCTGCTACGCCGTCGCCACCGCGCTCTTCTTTGCCGAGGCCGCCTTCCGCAAACGGGGAGCTGGGGCCTGGGGGCACGCGGTCGCGGCAATCGGGCTTCTGCCGCACCTGGCCGCGATCGCGATGCGCTGGTCCGAGGTCGGGCACGGTCCGTTCTCCACCCGCTACGAGGTGCTCTCGGCCAACAGCTTCCTGCTCGTCGCCGTCTACCTCGTGGCGGCGCGTGTCGCTCCCGGCCTGCGCCCGCTCGGGGTGTTCGTGCTGCCCGCCGGCTTTCTCATGATGGGCTGGGCGGTCGACACGATGGGCGTGCGCAACGAGGTGCCGATCATCTTCCGCTCCTACTGGCTCTGGCTGCACATCGGCTTCGCCAAGCTCTACAGCGCGGCGACGGTGATCGCAGCCGCGTGCGCTGTCGCCTACCTGGCCAAGGAGCGGCAACCCGGAAGGCTCGAACGCTTCCCGGCGCCCGCGAAGCTGGACCTCTACGCTCACCAGTTCCTGCTCGTCTCGTTCCTCTTCCTCGGCGTGATGATCGCTGCCGGCTCGCTCTGGGCACACCAGTCGTGGGGCCGCTACTGGGCGTGGGATCCGATCGAGACCACGGCCCTGTCGACCTGGGTCGCCCTCGGGGTGATCCTCCACTTCCGGATCCTGCACGGCTGGCCGCCGCGTCGGATGGCGTGGCTCACGCTCCTCGCGCTGGCGTTCATGATCGTGACCCTCTACGTCGTCGTCCTCGTCACGCCGACGATCCACAACTTCTACATGGTCGGGGAACCGCGTTGA
- a CDS encoding cytochrome c biogenesis protein ResB, protein MSRLWKLLRSPRLALGVLAFLAVYGGLAAWYPWQRPGGPRVPAWALALHLDRPFSSPVFLGAALLLFLSTAACTWDRTLRVAALFRGRVRPYGFQLPVRAGIDAAAFLAAQGFSRPRSGGACFRARAALWGGWVLHLGLLSLMAGVVAQQGWHDGGAFEIAEGESVRLAAPGTVFGRDRGPFAPSAPPDLAIGLLAFDPFLHQRGYAPDRASRIRVEPPGTAPIERALDRAAGVEVAGATLFQAIPSGLAVVVESPQLGARALHLRDEGDHRAHGTFNSPSGLPVVFGVDSDRSLHDPAGTGALAVWIERGGRRSPLAAGLPFDFGGEPARLVTVVRWGGFTYSINPGMPAVFAGFTLVLLGAALLTLPAGAAEIAATGVEPAAWVYLTRGREALVADWANATPPPSHTATEESS, encoded by the coding sequence GTGTCCCGCCTCTGGAAGCTCCTACGCTCGCCGCGCCTCGCGCTCGGCGTGCTCGCCTTCCTCGCCGTTTACGGCGGCCTCGCCGCCTGGTATCCGTGGCAGCGTCCTGGCGGCCCACGCGTGCCGGCCTGGGCGCTCGCGCTGCATCTCGATCGTCCTTTCTCGTCCCCGGTCTTCCTCGGCGCGGCACTGCTGCTCTTCCTCTCGACCGCCGCATGCACCTGGGATCGCACGTTGCGGGTGGCCGCTCTCTTCCGCGGGCGGGTGCGGCCGTACGGCTTCCAGCTCCCGGTCCGCGCAGGGATCGACGCCGCCGCCTTCCTTGCCGCTCAGGGTTTCTCGCGACCCCGAAGCGGCGGCGCCTGCTTTCGCGCTCGCGCGGCACTCTGGGGCGGATGGGTGCTGCACCTGGGGTTGCTGTCCCTGATGGCCGGAGTCGTCGCCCAGCAGGGCTGGCACGACGGCGGCGCGTTCGAGATCGCCGAAGGAGAATCGGTGCGCCTCGCGGCGCCCGGCACGGTGTTCGGCCGCGACCGGGGACCGTTCGCGCCCTCCGCGCCACCCGACCTGGCGATCGGCCTGCTCGCCTTCGACCCGTTCCTCCACCAGCGCGGCTACGCACCGGACCGGGCGAGCCGGATCCGCGTCGAGCCGCCGGGAACCGCGCCCATCGAACGAGCGCTCGACCGCGCCGCCGGCGTGGAGGTCGCTGGAGCGACCCTCTTCCAGGCGATCCCGTCCGGCCTCGCCGTCGTCGTCGAGTCACCGCAGCTCGGCGCACGCGCCCTGCACCTGAGAGACGAAGGCGATCACCGCGCGCACGGCACCTTCAACTCGCCGAGCGGCCTGCCCGTCGTCTTCGGCGTCGACAGCGACCGCTCGCTGCACGACCCCGCGGGCACGGGCGCGCTGGCGGTCTGGATCGAGCGGGGAGGACGGCGATCGCCGCTCGCCGCCGGCCTCCCCTTCGATTTCGGCGGCGAACCGGCGCGCCTCGTCACGGTCGTTCGCTGGGGAGGGTTCACCTACTCGATCAACCCGGGGATGCCGGCAGTCTTTGCCGGCTTCACCCTGGTGCTGCTCGGCGCGGCGCTGCTGACGCTTCCGGCGGGCGCCGCCGAGATCGCCGCAACAGGCGTCGAGCCCGCCGCCTGGGTCTATCTGACCCGCGGACGCGAAGCGCTCGTCGCCGACTGGGCGAACGCGACACCCCCGCCGTCGCACACTGCCACCGAGGAGAGCTCCTGA